From one Callithrix jacchus isolate 240 chromosome 2, calJac240_pri, whole genome shotgun sequence genomic stretch:
- the ACTL6B gene encoding actin-like protein 6B isoform X3 yields MSPLKNGMIEDWECFRAILDHTYSKHVKSEPNLHPVLMSEAPWNTRAKREKLTELMFEQYNIPAFFLCKTAVLTAFANGRSTGLVLDSGATHTTAIPVHDGYVLQQGIVKSPLAGDFISMQCRELFQEMAIDIIPPYMIAAKEPVREGAPPNWKKKEKLPQVSKSWHNYMCNEVIQDFQASVLQVSDSPYDEQVAAQMPTVHYEMPNGYNTDYGAERLRIPEGLFDPSNVKGLSGNTMLGVGHVVTTSIGMCDIDIRPGLYGSVIVTGGNTLLQGFTDRLNRELSQKTPPSMRLKLIASNSTMERKFSPWIGGSILASLSTSQFGPGVVSHRRPVATTLDSTFAQGILTGML; encoded by the exons ATGTCGCCCCTGAAGAATGGCATGA TTGAGGATTGGGAGTGCTTCCGAGCCATCCTGGATCACACCTACAGCAAACATGTCAAGTCTGAGCCAAACCTGCACCCAGTGCTCATGTCCGAGGCTCCG TGGAACACACGGGCCAAGCGGGAGAAGCTGACAGAGCTGATGTTTGAGCAGTACAACATCCCTGCTTTCTTCTTATGCAAGACGGCCGTGCTCACCGC CTTTGCAAATGGGCGCTCCACGGGCCTCGTGCTGGATAGCGGGGCCACCCACACCACGGCCATTCCAGTACACGATGGCTACGTCCTGCAGCAAG GCATCGTCAAGTCCCCTCTGGCAGGGGACTTCATCTCCATGCAGTGCCGGGAGCTGTTCCAGGAGATGGCCATCGACATCATCCCACCTTACATGATCGCAGCCAAG GAGCCTGTCCGGGAGGGCGCCCCCCCAAActggaagaagaaggagaagctaCCCCAGGTCTCCAAGTCCTGGCATAACTACATGTGTAAC GAGGTGATCCAGGACTTCCAGGCCTCTGTGCTCCAGGTCTCAGACTCCCCCTACGATGAACA GGTGGCTGCACAAATGCCCACAGTGCATTACGAAATGCCCAACGGCTACAACACAGACTACGGCGCCGAGCGACTCCGCATCCCCGAGGGCCTGTTTGATCCCTCAAACGTCAAG ggcTTGTCGGGGAACACCATGTTGGGCGTGGGCCACGTGGTAACCACCAGCATCGGCATGTGTGACATTGACATTCGCCCG GGCCTGTACGGGAGTGTCATTGTCACCGGCGGGAACACACTGCTGCAGGGCTTCACCGACAGGCTCAATCGAGAGCTTTCCCAGAAGACCCCACCG AGCATGCGACTGAAACTCATCGCCAGCAACAGCACCATGGAGCGCAAGTTCAGCCCCTGGATCGGGGGTTCCATCCTCGCCTCACTG agcacatctcaatttggaccAGGAGTTGTGAGCCACAGAAGGCCAGTGGCCACTACATTGGACAGCACATTTGCACAGG GAATACTCACAGGCATGCTGTAA
- the ACTL6B gene encoding actin-like protein 6B isoform X2: protein MSGGVYGGDEVGALVFDIGSFSVRAGYAGEDCPKADFPTTVGLLAAEEGGGLELEGDKEKKGKIFHIDTNALHVPRDGAEVMSPLKNGMIEDWECFRAILDHTYSKHVKSEPNLHPVLMSEAPWNTRAKREKLTELMFEQYNIPAFFLCKTAVLTAFANGRSTGLVLDSGATHTTAIPVHDGYVLQQGIVKSPLAGDFISMQCRELFQEMAIDIIPPYMIAAKEPVREGAPPNWKKKEKLPQVSKSWHNYMCNEVIQDFQASVLQVSDSPYDEQVAAQMPTVHYEMPNGYNTDYGAERLRIPEGLFDPSNVKGLSGNTMLGVGHVVTTSIGMCDIDIRPGLYGSVIVTGGNTLLQGFTDRLNRELSQKTPPSMRLKLIASNSTMERKFSPWIGGSILASLGTFQQMWISKQEYEEGGKQCVERKCP from the exons ATGAGCGGCGGCGTCTACGGCGGAG ATGAGGTGGGGGCGCTGGTCTTTGACATTGGCTCCTTCTCAGTCCGAGCTGGGTACGCTGGGGAGGACTGCCCCAAG GCTGACTTCCCCACCACGGTGGGGCTGCTGGCCGCGGAGGAGGGGGGCGGGCTGGAGCTGGAGGGggacaaagagaagaaagggaagatcTTTCACATCGACACCAATGCCCTGCACGTGCCTCGGGATGGAGCAGAGGTCATGTCGCCCCTGAAGAATGGCATGA TTGAGGATTGGGAGTGCTTCCGAGCCATCCTGGATCACACCTACAGCAAACATGTCAAGTCTGAGCCAAACCTGCACCCAGTGCTCATGTCCGAGGCTCCG TGGAACACACGGGCCAAGCGGGAGAAGCTGACAGAGCTGATGTTTGAGCAGTACAACATCCCTGCTTTCTTCTTATGCAAGACGGCCGTGCTCACCGC CTTTGCAAATGGGCGCTCCACGGGCCTCGTGCTGGATAGCGGGGCCACCCACACCACGGCCATTCCAGTACACGATGGCTACGTCCTGCAGCAAG GCATCGTCAAGTCCCCTCTGGCAGGGGACTTCATCTCCATGCAGTGCCGGGAGCTGTTCCAGGAGATGGCCATCGACATCATCCCACCTTACATGATCGCAGCCAAG GAGCCTGTCCGGGAGGGCGCCCCCCCAAActggaagaagaaggagaagctaCCCCAGGTCTCCAAGTCCTGGCATAACTACATGTGTAAC GAGGTGATCCAGGACTTCCAGGCCTCTGTGCTCCAGGTCTCAGACTCCCCCTACGATGAACA GGTGGCTGCACAAATGCCCACAGTGCATTACGAAATGCCCAACGGCTACAACACAGACTACGGCGCCGAGCGACTCCGCATCCCCGAGGGCCTGTTTGATCCCTCAAACGTCAAG ggcTTGTCGGGGAACACCATGTTGGGCGTGGGCCACGTGGTAACCACCAGCATCGGCATGTGTGACATTGACATTCGCCCG GGCCTGTACGGGAGTGTCATTGTCACCGGCGGGAACACACTGCTGCAGGGCTTCACCGACAGGCTCAATCGAGAGCTTTCCCAGAAGACCCCACCG AGCATGCGACTGAAACTCATCGCCAGCAACAGCACCATGGAGCGCAAGTTCAGCCCCTGGATCGGGGGTTCCATCCTCGCCTCACTG GGCACTTTCCAGCAAATGTGGATCTCCAAGCAGGAATATGAGGAGGGCGGGAAGCAATGCGTGGAGCGAAAGTGCCCCTGA
- the ACTL6B gene encoding actin-like protein 6B isoform X1 encodes MSGGVYGGDEVGALVFDIGSFSVRAGYAGEDCPKADFPTTVGLLAAEEGGGLELEGDKEKKGKIFHIDTNALHVPRDGAEVMSPLKNGMIEDWECFRAILDHTYSKHVKSEPNLHPVLMSEAPWNTRAKREKLTELMFEQYNIPAFFLCKTAVLTAFANGRSTGLVLDSGATHTTAIPVHDGYVLQQGIVKSPLAGDFISMQCRELFQEMAIDIIPPYMIAAKEPVREGAPPNWKKKEKLPQVSKSWHNYMCNEVIQDFQASVLQVSDSPYDEQVAAQMPTVHYEMPNGYNTDYGAERLRIPEGLFDPSNVKGLSGNTMLGVGHVVTTSIGMCDIDIRPGLYGSVIVTGGNTLLQGFTDRLNRELSQKTPPSMRLKLIASNSTMERKFSPWIGGSILASLSTSQFGPGVVSHRRPVATTLDSTFAQGILTGML; translated from the exons ATGAGCGGCGGCGTCTACGGCGGAG ATGAGGTGGGGGCGCTGGTCTTTGACATTGGCTCCTTCTCAGTCCGAGCTGGGTACGCTGGGGAGGACTGCCCCAAG GCTGACTTCCCCACCACGGTGGGGCTGCTGGCCGCGGAGGAGGGGGGCGGGCTGGAGCTGGAGGGggacaaagagaagaaagggaagatcTTTCACATCGACACCAATGCCCTGCACGTGCCTCGGGATGGAGCAGAGGTCATGTCGCCCCTGAAGAATGGCATGA TTGAGGATTGGGAGTGCTTCCGAGCCATCCTGGATCACACCTACAGCAAACATGTCAAGTCTGAGCCAAACCTGCACCCAGTGCTCATGTCCGAGGCTCCG TGGAACACACGGGCCAAGCGGGAGAAGCTGACAGAGCTGATGTTTGAGCAGTACAACATCCCTGCTTTCTTCTTATGCAAGACGGCCGTGCTCACCGC CTTTGCAAATGGGCGCTCCACGGGCCTCGTGCTGGATAGCGGGGCCACCCACACCACGGCCATTCCAGTACACGATGGCTACGTCCTGCAGCAAG GCATCGTCAAGTCCCCTCTGGCAGGGGACTTCATCTCCATGCAGTGCCGGGAGCTGTTCCAGGAGATGGCCATCGACATCATCCCACCTTACATGATCGCAGCCAAG GAGCCTGTCCGGGAGGGCGCCCCCCCAAActggaagaagaaggagaagctaCCCCAGGTCTCCAAGTCCTGGCATAACTACATGTGTAAC GAGGTGATCCAGGACTTCCAGGCCTCTGTGCTCCAGGTCTCAGACTCCCCCTACGATGAACA GGTGGCTGCACAAATGCCCACAGTGCATTACGAAATGCCCAACGGCTACAACACAGACTACGGCGCCGAGCGACTCCGCATCCCCGAGGGCCTGTTTGATCCCTCAAACGTCAAG ggcTTGTCGGGGAACACCATGTTGGGCGTGGGCCACGTGGTAACCACCAGCATCGGCATGTGTGACATTGACATTCGCCCG GGCCTGTACGGGAGTGTCATTGTCACCGGCGGGAACACACTGCTGCAGGGCTTCACCGACAGGCTCAATCGAGAGCTTTCCCAGAAGACCCCACCG AGCATGCGACTGAAACTCATCGCCAGCAACAGCACCATGGAGCGCAAGTTCAGCCCCTGGATCGGGGGTTCCATCCTCGCCTCACTG agcacatctcaatttggaccAGGAGTTGTGAGCCACAGAAGGCCAGTGGCCACTACATTGGACAGCACATTTGCACAGG GAATACTCACAGGCATGCTGTAA
- the GNB2 gene encoding guanine nucleotide-binding protein G(I)/G(S)/G(T) subunit beta-2 isoform X2: MRTRRTLRGHLAKIYAMHWGTDSRLLVSASQDGKLIIWDSYTTNKVHAIPLRSSWVMTCAYAPSGNFVACGGLDNICSIYSLKTREGNVRVSRELPGHTGYLSCCRFLDDNQIITSSGDTTCALWDIETGQQTVGFAGHSGDVMSLSLAPDGRTFVSGACDASIKLWDVRDSMCRQTFIGHESDINAVAFFPNGYAFTTGSDDATCRLFDLRADQELLMYSHDNIICGITSVAFSRSGRLLLAGYDDFNCNIWDAMKGDRAGVLAGHDNRVSCLGVTDDGMAVATGSWDSFLKIWN; the protein is encoded by the exons ATGAGGACCCGGAGGACCCTCCGTGGGCATCTGGCAAAGATCTATGCCATGCACTGGGGGACCGACTCAAG GCTGCTGGTCAGCGCCTCCCAGGATGGGAAGCTCATCATCTGGGACAGCTACACCACCAACAAA GTCCACGCCATCCCTCTACGCTCCTCCTGGGTCATGACCTGTGCCTACGCGCCCTCAGGGAACTTTGTGGCCTGTGGGGGTTTGGACAACATCTGCTCCATCTACAGCCTCAAGACCCGAGAGGGCAACGTCAGGGTCAGCCGGGAGCTGCCTGGCCACACTG GGTACCTGTCGTGCTGCCGCTTCCTGGATGACAACCAAATCATCACCAGCTCTGGGGATACCACCTG TGCCCTGTGGGACATTGAGACAGGCCAGCAGACAGTGGGTTTTGCTGGACATAGTGGGGATGTGATGTCCCTGTCCCTGGCCCCTGATGGCCGCACGTTTGTGTCAGGCGCCTGTGACGCCTCTATCAAGCTGTGGGACGTTCGGGATTCCATGTGCCGACAGACCTTCATCGGCCACGAATCCGACATCAACGCGGTGGCT TTCTTCCCCAACGGCTACGCCTTTACCACTGGCTCTGATGACGCCACGTGCCGCCTCTTCGACCTGCGGGCTGATCAGGAGCTCCTCATGTACTCCCACGACAACATCATCTGTGGCATCACCTCTGTTGCCTTCTCTCGCAGCGGCCGGCTGCTGCTTGCTGGCTATGATGACTTCAACTGCAACATCTGGGATGCCATGAAGGGCGACCGTGCAG GGGTCCTCGCTGGCCACGACAACCGCGTGAGCTGCCTCGGGGTCACTGATGATGGCATGGCTGTGGCCACGGGCTCCTGGGACTCCTTCCTCAAGATCTGGAACTAA
- the GNB2 gene encoding guanine nucleotide-binding protein G(I)/G(S)/G(T) subunit beta-2 isoform X1, with protein MSELEQLRQEAEQLRNQIRDARKACGDSTLTQITAGLDPVGRIQMRTRRTLRGHLAKIYAMHWGTDSRLLVSASQDGKLIIWDSYTTNKVHAIPLRSSWVMTCAYAPSGNFVACGGLDNICSIYSLKTREGNVRVSRELPGHTGYLSCCRFLDDNQIITSSGDTTCALWDIETGQQTVGFAGHSGDVMSLSLAPDGRTFVSGACDASIKLWDVRDSMCRQTFIGHESDINAVAFFPNGYAFTTGSDDATCRLFDLRADQELLMYSHDNIICGITSVAFSRSGRLLLAGYDDFNCNIWDAMKGDRAGVLAGHDNRVSCLGVTDDGMAVATGSWDSFLKIWN; from the exons ATGAGTGAGCTGGAGCAATTGAGACAGGAGGCCGAGCAGCTCCGGAACCAGATCCGG GATGCCCGAAAAGCATGTGGGGACTCAACACTGACCCAG ATCACAGCTGGGCTGGACCCAGTGGGGAGAATCCAGATGAGGACCCGGAGGACCCTCCGTGGGCATCTGGCAAAGATCTATGCCATGCACTGGGGGACCGACTCAAG GCTGCTGGTCAGCGCCTCCCAGGATGGGAAGCTCATCATCTGGGACAGCTACACCACCAACAAA GTCCACGCCATCCCTCTACGCTCCTCCTGGGTCATGACCTGTGCCTACGCGCCCTCAGGGAACTTTGTGGCCTGTGGGGGTTTGGACAACATCTGCTCCATCTACAGCCTCAAGACCCGAGAGGGCAACGTCAGGGTCAGCCGGGAGCTGCCTGGCCACACTG GGTACCTGTCGTGCTGCCGCTTCCTGGATGACAACCAAATCATCACCAGCTCTGGGGATACCACCTG TGCCCTGTGGGACATTGAGACAGGCCAGCAGACAGTGGGTTTTGCTGGACATAGTGGGGATGTGATGTCCCTGTCCCTGGCCCCTGATGGCCGCACGTTTGTGTCAGGCGCCTGTGACGCCTCTATCAAGCTGTGGGACGTTCGGGATTCCATGTGCCGACAGACCTTCATCGGCCACGAATCCGACATCAACGCGGTGGCT TTCTTCCCCAACGGCTACGCCTTTACCACTGGCTCTGATGACGCCACGTGCCGCCTCTTCGACCTGCGGGCTGATCAGGAGCTCCTCATGTACTCCCACGACAACATCATCTGTGGCATCACCTCTGTTGCCTTCTCTCGCAGCGGCCGGCTGCTGCTTGCTGGCTATGATGACTTCAACTGCAACATCTGGGATGCCATGAAGGGCGACCGTGCAG GGGTCCTCGCTGGCCACGACAACCGCGTGAGCTGCCTCGGGGTCACTGATGATGGCATGGCTGTGGCCACGGGCTCCTGGGACTCCTTCCTCAAGATCTGGAACTAA
- the ACTL6B gene encoding actin-like protein 6B isoform X5 has translation MSPLKNGMIEDWECFRAILDHTYSKHVKSEPNLHPVLMSEAPWNTRAKREKLTELMFEQYNIPAFFLCKTAVLTAFANGRSTGLVLDSGATHTTAIPVHDGYVLQQGIVKSPLAGDFISMQCRELFQEMAIDIIPPYMIAAKEPVREGAPPNWKKKEKLPQVSKSWHNYMCNEVIQDFQASVLQVSDSPYDEQVAAQMPTVHYEMPNGYNTDYGAERLRIPEGLFDPSNVKGLSGNTMLGVGHVVTTSIGMCDIDIRPGLYGSVIVTGGNTLLQGFTDRLNRELSQKTPPSMRLKLIASNSTMERKFSPWIGGSILASLGTFQQMWISKQEYEEGGKQCVERKCP, from the exons ATGTCGCCCCTGAAGAATGGCATGA TTGAGGATTGGGAGTGCTTCCGAGCCATCCTGGATCACACCTACAGCAAACATGTCAAGTCTGAGCCAAACCTGCACCCAGTGCTCATGTCCGAGGCTCCG TGGAACACACGGGCCAAGCGGGAGAAGCTGACAGAGCTGATGTTTGAGCAGTACAACATCCCTGCTTTCTTCTTATGCAAGACGGCCGTGCTCACCGC CTTTGCAAATGGGCGCTCCACGGGCCTCGTGCTGGATAGCGGGGCCACCCACACCACGGCCATTCCAGTACACGATGGCTACGTCCTGCAGCAAG GCATCGTCAAGTCCCCTCTGGCAGGGGACTTCATCTCCATGCAGTGCCGGGAGCTGTTCCAGGAGATGGCCATCGACATCATCCCACCTTACATGATCGCAGCCAAG GAGCCTGTCCGGGAGGGCGCCCCCCCAAActggaagaagaaggagaagctaCCCCAGGTCTCCAAGTCCTGGCATAACTACATGTGTAAC GAGGTGATCCAGGACTTCCAGGCCTCTGTGCTCCAGGTCTCAGACTCCCCCTACGATGAACA GGTGGCTGCACAAATGCCCACAGTGCATTACGAAATGCCCAACGGCTACAACACAGACTACGGCGCCGAGCGACTCCGCATCCCCGAGGGCCTGTTTGATCCCTCAAACGTCAAG ggcTTGTCGGGGAACACCATGTTGGGCGTGGGCCACGTGGTAACCACCAGCATCGGCATGTGTGACATTGACATTCGCCCG GGCCTGTACGGGAGTGTCATTGTCACCGGCGGGAACACACTGCTGCAGGGCTTCACCGACAGGCTCAATCGAGAGCTTTCCCAGAAGACCCCACCG AGCATGCGACTGAAACTCATCGCCAGCAACAGCACCATGGAGCGCAAGTTCAGCCCCTGGATCGGGGGTTCCATCCTCGCCTCACTG GGCACTTTCCAGCAAATGTGGATCTCCAAGCAGGAATATGAGGAGGGCGGGAAGCAATGCGTGGAGCGAAAGTGCCCCTGA
- the ACTL6B gene encoding actin-like protein 6B isoform X4, with product MSGGVYGGVEDWECFRAILDHTYSKHVKSEPNLHPVLMSEAPWNTRAKREKLTELMFEQYNIPAFFLCKTAVLTAFANGRSTGLVLDSGATHTTAIPVHDGYVLQQGIVKSPLAGDFISMQCRELFQEMAIDIIPPYMIAAKEPVREGAPPNWKKKEKLPQVSKSWHNYMCNEVIQDFQASVLQVSDSPYDEQVAAQMPTVHYEMPNGYNTDYGAERLRIPEGLFDPSNVKGLSGNTMLGVGHVVTTSIGMCDIDIRPGLYGSVIVTGGNTLLQGFTDRLNRELSQKTPPSMRLKLIASNSTMERKFSPWIGGSILASLSTSQFGPGVVSHRRPVATTLDSTFAQGILTGML from the exons ATGAGCGGCGGCGTCTACGGCGGAG TTGAGGATTGGGAGTGCTTCCGAGCCATCCTGGATCACACCTACAGCAAACATGTCAAGTCTGAGCCAAACCTGCACCCAGTGCTCATGTCCGAGGCTCCG TGGAACACACGGGCCAAGCGGGAGAAGCTGACAGAGCTGATGTTTGAGCAGTACAACATCCCTGCTTTCTTCTTATGCAAGACGGCCGTGCTCACCGC CTTTGCAAATGGGCGCTCCACGGGCCTCGTGCTGGATAGCGGGGCCACCCACACCACGGCCATTCCAGTACACGATGGCTACGTCCTGCAGCAAG GCATCGTCAAGTCCCCTCTGGCAGGGGACTTCATCTCCATGCAGTGCCGGGAGCTGTTCCAGGAGATGGCCATCGACATCATCCCACCTTACATGATCGCAGCCAAG GAGCCTGTCCGGGAGGGCGCCCCCCCAAActggaagaagaaggagaagctaCCCCAGGTCTCCAAGTCCTGGCATAACTACATGTGTAAC GAGGTGATCCAGGACTTCCAGGCCTCTGTGCTCCAGGTCTCAGACTCCCCCTACGATGAACA GGTGGCTGCACAAATGCCCACAGTGCATTACGAAATGCCCAACGGCTACAACACAGACTACGGCGCCGAGCGACTCCGCATCCCCGAGGGCCTGTTTGATCCCTCAAACGTCAAG ggcTTGTCGGGGAACACCATGTTGGGCGTGGGCCACGTGGTAACCACCAGCATCGGCATGTGTGACATTGACATTCGCCCG GGCCTGTACGGGAGTGTCATTGTCACCGGCGGGAACACACTGCTGCAGGGCTTCACCGACAGGCTCAATCGAGAGCTTTCCCAGAAGACCCCACCG AGCATGCGACTGAAACTCATCGCCAGCAACAGCACCATGGAGCGCAAGTTCAGCCCCTGGATCGGGGGTTCCATCCTCGCCTCACTG agcacatctcaatttggaccAGGAGTTGTGAGCCACAGAAGGCCAGTGGCCACTACATTGGACAGCACATTTGCACAGG GAATACTCACAGGCATGCTGTAA